The Streptomyces sp. NBC_00335 DNA window GTCCACCCTGCCCGCGCACCGGGCCCTGGCCCAGCAGCTGTTGACCGAACTCCTCCCCCACTCGGGGCGGGCGCGCCGGATCGGCATCAGCGGTGTGCCGGGCGTCGGGAAGTCCACCTTCATCGACGCCTTCGGCACACTGCTGACGGGCCTGGGCCACCGGGTGGCGGTCCTGGCGGTCGACCCCTCCTCCACCCGTACGGGCGGCTCCATCCTGGGCGACAAGACCCGCATGGAACGCCTCTCCGTGGACCCCGCGGCCTTCGTCCGCCCGTCCCCCTCGGCGGGGACGCTGGGCGGGGTGGCGAAGGCCACCCGGGAATCGATCATCGTGATGGAGGCCGCGGGCTACGACGTGGTGCTCGTCGAAACGGTCGGCGTGGGCCAGTCGGAGACGACGGTCGCCGGAATGGTCGACTCCTTCCTCCTCCTCTCCCTCGCCCGCACGGGCGACGGCCTCCAGGGCATCAAGAAGGGCGTCCTGGAACTGGCCGACGTCCTCGCCGTCAACAAGGCGGACGGCCCGCACGAGCGCGACGCGAAGGCGGCGGCACGCGAACTGTCCAGCGCGCTGCGCCTGATGCACCCGGCCGACGCCGCCTGGACCCCACCGGTCCTGACGTGCAGCGCCCGGGAATCCACGGGCCTGGATGAGGTCTGGAACCGCCTGGAACAGCACCGCGTGCTCCTGGAAGCGGGCGGCCGCCTGGCGTCGAAGCGCGCGGCCCAGCAGGTGGAGTGGACCTGGTCGATGGTCCGCGACGAACTCCTGGAACGCCTCCGCTCGAACCCGGCGGTACGGGACCTGGCCCCGAG harbors:
- the meaB gene encoding methylmalonyl Co-A mutase-associated GTPase MeaB — its product is MPPRIDIPAYTKGVLDGKRAFIARAITLVESTLPAHRALAQQLLTELLPHSGRARRIGISGVPGVGKSTFIDAFGTLLTGLGHRVAVLAVDPSSTRTGGSILGDKTRMERLSVDPAAFVRPSPSAGTLGGVAKATRESIIVMEAAGYDVVLVETVGVGQSETTVAGMVDSFLLLSLARTGDGLQGIKKGVLELADVLAVNKADGPHERDAKAAARELSSALRLMHPADAAWTPPVLTCSARESTGLDEVWNRLEQHRVLLEAGGRLASKRAAQQVEWTWSMVRDELLERLRSNPAVRDLAPSLESAVRAGTLTPTLAADHLLAAFTDSSPT